A single window of Pristis pectinata isolate sPriPec2 chromosome 8, sPriPec2.1.pri, whole genome shotgun sequence DNA harbors:
- the LOC127573117 gene encoding glucagon-like peptide 1 receptor isoform X1: MSGTGRRPLAVAPLPALALLTLVATPEEVASDALFEDTVQKWWRYRNECLENVLYQDDRLTGVFCRRSFDMHVCWPDGLPGTWVNVSCPWYIPWIDRVGNGSAFRYCTQTGSWLMDNVTNQPWVDHSACDEDDAFLRQQVLKRRVLSSFRWVYTAGYSLSLLSLLGASLILISFRKLHCTRNYIHLNLFAAFTLRAAAVLLKDSFTDRLQSDPPEPRVGGSLTHVLACRAAQVFLHYSVACTYHWLLVEGLFLYVLLVVSVFSEQKSFRAYLLIGWGVPLLFISPWITVKYLLENSGCWRQNKNMSFWWIVRSPLLLIITINFVIFTRIMILLISKMRSHQAHDAAWRNRLTKSTLILIPLLGVHEILFAFVTDENAEGTLRYIKLFVELFFGSIQGMLVAVLYCFINGEVQHELRKKLQRWRTKKNLRKSHHRNGSGQREKVDSTEQDVEMGTRDDLESPNTDEGLLNTLSSHQGLNSEIMELPHQAPELILNPST, translated from the exons ATGTCAGGGACCGGCCGGCGGCCGCTCGCCGTCGCCCCGCTGCCGGCACTCGCTCTCCTCACCCTGGTCGCCACCCctgaggag GTCGCTTCCGATGCGCTGTTCGAAGACACGGTGCAGAAGTGGTGGCGGTATCGCAATGAGTGCTTGGAGAACGTGTTGTACCAGGACGATCGGTTAACAG GTGTTTTCTGCCGCCGCTCCTTCGACATGCACGTTTGCTGGCCCGACGGTTTACCTGGGACCTGGGTGAATGTTTCCTGCCCTTGGTACATCCCATGGATTGACAGAG TGGGTAACGGCTCCGCCTTCAGATACTGCACACAGACCGGCTCCTGGCTGATGGACAATGTGACCAACCAGCCCTGGGTTGACCACTCTGCATGTGACGAAGATGATGCATTTCTACGGCAACAG GTGCTGAAGCGCCGGGTCCTGAGCTCCTTCCGCTGGGTCTACACGGCCGGTTACTCCCTgagcctcctctccctcctcgGTGCCAGTCTCATCCTCATCTCCTTCAG GAAGCTGCACTGCACCAGGAACTACATCCATCTGAACCTGTTCGCCGCCTTCACCCTGCGGGCCGCCGCCGTCCTGCTCAAAGATTCCTTCACCGACCGTCTGCAGTCGGACCCTCCGGAGCCGCGGGTCGGGGGGTCGCTCACG CACGTGCTAGCGTGTCGCGCTGCCCAGGTGTTCCTCCACTACAGTGTGGCCTGCACCTATCACTGGTTGCTGGTCGAGGGCCTCTTCCTCTACGTCCTGCTCGTGGTGTCCGTCTTCTCGGAGCAGAAGAGTTTCCGGGCCTACCTGCTGATCGGCTGGG GTGTGCCGCTGCTGTTCATCTCGCCCTGGATCACTGTCAAATATTTACTGGAAAATTCGGG gtgctggaggcagaacaAGAACATGTCCTTCTGGTGGATTGTCCGGTCACCGCTGTTACTCATCATCACT ATCAATTTTGTGATCTTCACCCGGATAATGATTCTACTCATCTCCAAGATGAGGTCCCATCAGGCGCACGACGCGGCCTGGAGAAATCG TCTAACCAAATCAACACTAATTCTAATCCCTCTGTTGGGTGTCCATGAAATTCTGTTTGCTTTTGTCACGGACGAGAATGCTGAAGGAACACTGCGGTACATCAAGCTGTTCGTGGAGCTCTTCTTTGGTTCCATTCAG GGTATGTTGGTGGCTGTCCTGTATTGTTTTATTAACGGAGAG GTCCAACATGAATTGAGGAAGAAGCTGCAGCGGTGGAGAACGAAGAAGAACTTGAGAAAGTCTCATCACCGAAACGGCAGCGGCCAGAGGGAGAAGGTGGACAGCACTGAACAGGATGTGGAGATGGGCACCAGAGACGACCTTGAATCTCCCAATACCGATGAAGGTCTCCTCAATACCCTAAGTTCCCACCAGGGCTTAAATTCAGAGATAATGGAGCTCCCACATCAGGCCCCCGAGCTCATACTCAATCCCAGTACCTAG
- the LOC127573117 gene encoding glucagon-like peptide 1 receptor isoform X2, whose amino-acid sequence MHVCWPDGLPGTWVNVSCPWYIPWIDRVGNGSAFRYCTQTGSWLMDNVTNQPWVDHSACDEDDAFLRQQVLKRRVLSSFRWVYTAGYSLSLLSLLGASLILISFRKLHCTRNYIHLNLFAAFTLRAAAVLLKDSFTDRLQSDPPEPRVGGSLTHVLACRAAQVFLHYSVACTYHWLLVEGLFLYVLLVVSVFSEQKSFRAYLLIGWGVPLLFISPWITVKYLLENSGCWRQNKNMSFWWIVRSPLLLIITINFVIFTRIMILLISKMRSHQAHDAAWRNRLTKSTLILIPLLGVHEILFAFVTDENAEGTLRYIKLFVELFFGSIQGMLVAVLYCFINGEVQHELRKKLQRWRTKKNLRKSHHRNGSGQREKVDSTEQDVEMGTRDDLESPNTDEGLLNTLSSHQGLNSEIMELPHQAPELILNPST is encoded by the exons ATGCACGTTTGCTGGCCCGACGGTTTACCTGGGACCTGGGTGAATGTTTCCTGCCCTTGGTACATCCCATGGATTGACAGAG TGGGTAACGGCTCCGCCTTCAGATACTGCACACAGACCGGCTCCTGGCTGATGGACAATGTGACCAACCAGCCCTGGGTTGACCACTCTGCATGTGACGAAGATGATGCATTTCTACGGCAACAG GTGCTGAAGCGCCGGGTCCTGAGCTCCTTCCGCTGGGTCTACACGGCCGGTTACTCCCTgagcctcctctccctcctcgGTGCCAGTCTCATCCTCATCTCCTTCAG GAAGCTGCACTGCACCAGGAACTACATCCATCTGAACCTGTTCGCCGCCTTCACCCTGCGGGCCGCCGCCGTCCTGCTCAAAGATTCCTTCACCGACCGTCTGCAGTCGGACCCTCCGGAGCCGCGGGTCGGGGGGTCGCTCACG CACGTGCTAGCGTGTCGCGCTGCCCAGGTGTTCCTCCACTACAGTGTGGCCTGCACCTATCACTGGTTGCTGGTCGAGGGCCTCTTCCTCTACGTCCTGCTCGTGGTGTCCGTCTTCTCGGAGCAGAAGAGTTTCCGGGCCTACCTGCTGATCGGCTGGG GTGTGCCGCTGCTGTTCATCTCGCCCTGGATCACTGTCAAATATTTACTGGAAAATTCGGG gtgctggaggcagaacaAGAACATGTCCTTCTGGTGGATTGTCCGGTCACCGCTGTTACTCATCATCACT ATCAATTTTGTGATCTTCACCCGGATAATGATTCTACTCATCTCCAAGATGAGGTCCCATCAGGCGCACGACGCGGCCTGGAGAAATCG TCTAACCAAATCAACACTAATTCTAATCCCTCTGTTGGGTGTCCATGAAATTCTGTTTGCTTTTGTCACGGACGAGAATGCTGAAGGAACACTGCGGTACATCAAGCTGTTCGTGGAGCTCTTCTTTGGTTCCATTCAG GGTATGTTGGTGGCTGTCCTGTATTGTTTTATTAACGGAGAG GTCCAACATGAATTGAGGAAGAAGCTGCAGCGGTGGAGAACGAAGAAGAACTTGAGAAAGTCTCATCACCGAAACGGCAGCGGCCAGAGGGAGAAGGTGGACAGCACTGAACAGGATGTGGAGATGGGCACCAGAGACGACCTTGAATCTCCCAATACCGATGAAGGTCTCCTCAATACCCTAAGTTCCCACCAGGGCTTAAATTCAGAGATAATGGAGCTCCCACATCAGGCCCCCGAGCTCATACTCAATCCCAGTACCTAG